The DNA window ACCCTTTTCTTGGTCCTGGTGCCCACAGAAAACCTCTCCCGCACTGGATCTTTATGACGCGCCTTCCTACGGCGTTCTCATCACCTCCTGGGGATGTCCTATGGAGTGCGAGTACTGCGCGGCGCGAAAACTGTGGCAAGGGTTTAAACAGCGCGGCCTTGAAGACATTTTCGCCGATCTGGCTTCCCAGGTGTCCCTCCAGACCGTGACGGACATGGCGTTTTACGACGACGCCCTGCTGCTGAACAAAGAACATCATTTCTATCCCCTCTGCCGACACCTTCGCCAGCATTACCCCAACTTGCGCTTTCACACACCCAATGGACTCCATGTGGCGCAGCTGGACGACGAATGTTGCCGAACGCTTTTTCATACGGGGTTTCGCACCCTGCGCCTGAGCTTGGAGGGGACAGACGACTACACCGGTAAAGCTAGCTCCGGCAAAACGACGACATCGGAATACGCCCGCGCTGTGGAGTCTTTGAGTCGGGCAGGGTATGAGCGTGACGTGATCGAAACTTATATTCTCGTGGGGCTACCCGGACAAGACCTCACGCATGTTCGCGCCTCTATCGAGACGGTCAAAAAATTGGGAGGGCGTCCCAAACTGGCGGAGTTTTCCCCCATTCCCGGAACACCTCTTTACGAAAAATCCCTCGAGTTGACGCCCCAAATCGCGGACGAACCCCTGTTACACAATAACACTATCTATGCCCCCTACGTGGCGAGAACCTTGCCTCCTCGCGAGCTGCAAAACT is part of the Synergistaceae bacterium genome and encodes:
- a CDS encoding radical SAM protein, whose product is MEQTNKRDSEKPKKIPEHLTGDVSPFLRDLQGARILGINPPVYDFAWFDLWSKPVGLLTLLHALRRMGCQVDLIDCLYEGRTKPLDFGRWRVERTPVEKPEPYADAKIPRNYYRFGLNSAALEKRLASCPRPDAIFVTSGMTYWYQGVFEVVKKAKAAFPHALVVLGGPYARLCPAHAVQSGADFIQTEPFSWSWCPQKTSPALDLYDAPSYGVLITSWGCPMECEYCAARKLWQGFKQRGLEDIFADLASQVSLQTVTDMAFYDDALLLNKEHHFYPLCRHLRQHYPNLRFHTPNGLHVAQLDDECCRTLFHTGFRTLRLSLEGTDDYTGKASSGKTTTSEYARAVESLSRAGYERDVIETYILVGLPGQDLTHVRASIETVKKLGGRPKLAEFSPIPGTPLYEKSLELTPQIADEPLLHNNTIYAPYVARTLPPRELQNLKDLARGAAHE